The Sciurus carolinensis chromosome 18, mSciCar1.2, whole genome shotgun sequence genome contains a region encoding:
- the Serpine1 gene encoding plasminogen activator inhibitor 1, with translation MQLSPVFACLALGLALLFGEGSTLHPHESQAAQLATDFGVKVFQQVARASKDRNVVFSPYGVASVLAMLQATTGGETRQQIQAAMGFKINEKGMALALRQLYKELIGPWNKDEISTMDAIFVQRDVKLVQGFMSRFFRLFRSTVKQVDFSEVDRARFIINDWVKRHTKGMIGDLLGKGAVDQLTRLVLVNALYFNGQWKTPFPELATHHRLFHKSDGSTVFVPMMSQTNKFNYTEFTTPDGHYYDILELPYHGETLSMFIAAPYEKDVPLSALTNILDAQLISQWKGNMTRLPRLLVLPKFSLETEVDLRKPLEDLGMTDMFSPIQADFTSLSVQELLHVSQALQKVKIEVNESGTVASSSTAILVSARMAPEEIVMDRPFLFVVRHNPTGAVLFMGQVMEP, from the exons ATGCAGCTGTCTCCAGTCTTCGCCTGCCTGGCGCTGGGCCTGGCCCTCCTCTTTGGTGAAGGGTCCACCCTACACCCGCATGAGTCCCAGGCAGCCCAACTGGCCACAGACTTTGGAGTGAAGGTGTTTCAGCAGGTGGCCCGGGCCTCCAAGGACCGCAATGTGGTCTTCTCTCCCTACGGGGTGGCCTCAGTGCTGGCCATGCTGCAGGCCACCACTGGAGGAGAAACCCGGCAGCAGATTCAAGCAGCAATGGGATTCAAAATTAATG AGAAGGGCATGGCCCTGGCCCTCCGACAACTGTACAAGGAGCTCATAGGGCCGTGGAACAAGGATGAGATCAGCACCATGGACGCCATCTTCGTCCAGCGGGATGTGAAGCTGGTCCAGGGCTTCATGTCCCGCTTCTTCAGGCTGTTCCGGAGCACAGTCAAGCAGGTGGACTTCTCAGAGGTGGACAGAGCCAGATTCATCATCAACGACTGGGTGAAGAGACACACGAAAG GTATGATCGGTGACTTACTTGGCAAAGGGGCTGTGGACCAGCTGACGCGCCTGGTGCTGGTGAACGCCCTCTACTTCAATGGCCAGTGGAAGACACCCTTCCCGGAGTTGGCCACCCACCACCGCCTCTTCCACAAGTCTGATGGCAGCACTGTCTTTGTGCCCATGATGTCTCAGACCAACAAGTTTAACTACA CTGAGTTCACTACCCCCGATGGCCACTACTATGACATCCTGGAGTTGCCCTACCATGGGGAGACCCTCAGCATGTTCATCGCAGCTCCCTATGAGAAAGACGTGCCCCTCTCTGCCCTCACCAACATTCTGGATGCCCAACTCATCAGCCAGTGGAAAGGCAACATGACCAGGCTGCCCCGCCTCCTGGTTCTGCCCAA GTTCTCCCTGGAAACTGAAGTTGACCTCAGGAAGCCCCTGGAGGACTTGGGGATGACCGACATGTTTAGCCCCATCCAGGCGGACTTCACGAGTCTCTCAG TCCAAGAGCTTCTCCACGTGTCACAAGCACTGCAAAAAGTCAAGATCGAGGTGAACGAGAGTGGCACGGTGGCATCCTCCTCCACAG CCATTCTGGTCTCAGCCCGCATGGCGCCTGAGGAGATTGTCATGGACCGACCCTTCCTCTTTGTGGTTCGGCACAATCCCACAG GGGCAGTCCTTTTCATGGGCCAAGTGATGGAGCCCTGA